CGGTTTTTGCGGACTTAACCCTTTCGGAGGTGATGAGTTATGGACTGGGTGTTCTTCCTCTTCGGCTTTATGCTCGGGAGCATGATGGGGATCTCCTTTGGGATCCTGCTCAGGGACGAGATGCGGAGGTCCTGACCATGCTTTCTTTTCTTTGCAAAAATCTTTCAAAATCATGCGGGGGGTGAGAGAATGAGTGAGAGAGAGGGTGAGGTTTCAACAAATGTTGAACCTGTTGAAAAGGTGGAAATGTCTAATGAAGAAATCTCAGGCGTTGAAAATGAAATTCAACGGAATTCAACTAATTCAACCGAAATTCAACAATTTTCAACGATCATCCAGAAAGCGTTTAATCTTCGTGGACCATCTGAGTCATTACCTTATTTTGTCCTATGGAGGCATGGGAGACTAAGCTTAGCAAAGCTGAAAGAACTAATGGAAGAATACAACAACCGCCTACCAAGACCTTACTCTTCTAACTCCCTCAAAGCGGCTCTATCGGTTCTCCGCCGGGACAAGACTAATGTCCTCGAAGTCAAAGATAAGGAGCTTGGCATTACATATTATGAGCTGAAGCCTGAGGCCATAGAGGAAATCCTGAACGTTCTTCAGATAGAGGCGAAGCTTAAGGAGCTGGAGGAGGCGAAGGCTAAGGACCACGAGGACTTGGTGGATCTTGCCCGTAAGTTCTTTAGAGAGTTCTACAGAGAGAGGGTTGCGGAGGTGTTGGTTAATTCGAGGGATCGGTTTATTGTTGTTGACTGGGTGGAGCTTGATTCTCTCGTGCCTCGGCTGGCTGAGGCCGTTGTTGAGCGTCCTGTTGTTGCTATTAAGGCCTTCAACGATGCCTTGAGGCGGTTCATTGAGGAGGATTTAATGGTTGAGTTTGGGGGTGAGTCTGTTCATTTTGTGAATCTTTTGGATGCGTTGCGGCCTGGGGATATTAGGGCAGAGCATGTTGGCAAGTTGGTGGAAGTTAAGGGCCTTGTTGCTGGGGTGAGTAATGTCCGGTCGTTTTACAGGAAGGCGGTGTTCGTGTGTTTGGAGTGTGGTACGAGGATGGCGAGGTTGCAGCAGCCTTTGAAGCCTCTGGTGAGGCCGAAGAGGTGTGAGGCCTGTGGCTCTAGAAACGTTGAACTGCTCGAGGAGGAGAGTGATAAGCTGGATTTCCAGTTTTTCAAGGTGCAGGATTCGCCTGAGGACTCTGAGGGTGGGGAGCCGTCGGAGAGGCTGGCTTATGTGATTGGTCCTCAGGCTGGGATTTTGAAGGGGGGTATGAGGGTCAGGTTGAGCGCCATCGTTAGGGAGCGTGTTTACAAGAAGGATGACCTTCCGGTCTATGAGCGGGTTTTGGAGGTGAATCATGTGGAGGTCCTGGACAAGGCCATGTCGGTTGAGGAGCTGAGCGAGGAGGATTTGAGGAGGGTCAAGGAGCTGGCGAGGATGCATGGGGATAAGTTGCCTTACGTGGTGGCTTCTTCGATTGCTCCGAATCTTTACGGTCTGGAGAGGGAGAAGCTTGGTGCGGCCGTGTCTATTGTTGGTGGTGTTCCGACTCAGGCGAAGCCGAGGGGTCATATTCACCTCTTGCTCGTTGGCGATCCTGGGTGTGGTAAGACTGAGCTGTTGAGGGCCGTGGAGAGGGTTGCGCCTAAGGCGATCTTTGCTTCTGGTCCTGGGTCGAGTGGTGTTGGCCTTACGGCAACGGTTAGGAGGAATGAGGTCTCTAAGGGGGATTGGATGATTGTTGGCGGTGCGTTGGTCCTGGCGAGTGGGGGAGTGTGCCTTATTGATGAGCTGGAGAAGATGAAGGAGGATGAGAGAAAGGCGTTGCATACGGCCATGGAGCAACAGCTTATCCCGATCAATAAGGCCGGGATCAATGTGGTCCTCAAGATTGACACGACGATCATGGCGACTGCTAACCCGAAGGGTGGGAAGTTTGACAGGAATAAGACTGTCATCGAGCAGATTGACTTTCCGCCGACGCTCCTTAATCGTTTTGACTTGGCTTTTGTGGTCCTGGACGATTACCAGGAGGGGGATGATGTCCTGGACTATGTGATGGAGGTGAACGATGCGGGAGCATCAGGTCCTGTACCTGAGGACCTGCTGAGGAAGTTCTTTGTTTACGCGAGGAGTCTGAGGCCGAGGTTTTCAGCGGAGGCTAAGGAGGCCATTAAGACCGGCTTCAAGGAGCTGAGGGGGAAGTATAGGAGCGGAAAAATCGCGCTGAACCTGCGTTATTTCAACGGTCTTATGAGGATTGCGGAGGCCTTTGCTAAGCTTCGTTTGAGTGAGACGGTGGAGCCGGTTGATGTTGAGAGGGCCGTTAATCTCTTTGAGTCTTCGATCAGGATGATTGCCTATGATCCTGAGACGGAGGAGTATGATTTGGCTATCCTCGAGGTTGGCGTGCCGAGTGATGTGCTGGACCTTCGGGAGAAGGTGGTTGATTTTCTGAGGGAAGCCTCTTCTTGGTTCCCGAATGGGATTCCTTGGGGGACTGTGGTGGAGGCTATGGTCGAGAAGGGCTATCCGAAGGAGAAGGTTGTGCAGGTCCTCCTGGACCTTATGACTCATGGGAGAGTTGCGGAGGTTGAGGCTAATAGATTGAAGTTGGCGGGGTGATCTCCCGTTTCGGGAGATTTCTCCATTTTTCGGGTTCAGTGCTTAAATCACCCGGGTGAAAATGGGTGATTGAGGGGGATTCACCCGGTGAAATTTGGGGATTTTGGGTGAAAGCGGTGATTCACCCAGACTCCCTGGGTGAAAAAGGGTGAACCCCAAAAATCCCCCGGTGAAATTGGGGGATTTTGGTGGTGAGACCGGTGGGTGATGGCGAGAAGAAGTACTACATCTGTTTGAGGTGCGGCCATAGG
This is a stretch of genomic DNA from Palaeococcus ferrophilus DSM 13482. It encodes these proteins:
- a CDS encoding AAA family ATPase, with translation MSEREGEVSTNVEPVEKVEMSNEEISGVENEIQRNSTNSTEIQQFSTIIQKAFNLRGPSESLPYFVLWRHGRLSLAKLKELMEEYNNRLPRPYSSNSLKAALSVLRRDKTNVLEVKDKELGITYYELKPEAIEEILNVLQIEAKLKELEEAKAKDHEDLVDLARKFFREFYRERVAEVLVNSRDRFIVVDWVELDSLVPRLAEAVVERPVVAIKAFNDALRRFIEEDLMVEFGGESVHFVNLLDALRPGDIRAEHVGKLVEVKGLVAGVSNVRSFYRKAVFVCLECGTRMARLQQPLKPLVRPKRCEACGSRNVELLEEESDKLDFQFFKVQDSPEDSEGGEPSERLAYVIGPQAGILKGGMRVRLSAIVRERVYKKDDLPVYERVLEVNHVEVLDKAMSVEELSEEDLRRVKELARMHGDKLPYVVASSIAPNLYGLEREKLGAAVSIVGGVPTQAKPRGHIHLLLVGDPGCGKTELLRAVERVAPKAIFASGPGSSGVGLTATVRRNEVSKGDWMIVGGALVLASGGVCLIDELEKMKEDERKALHTAMEQQLIPINKAGINVVLKIDTTIMATANPKGGKFDRNKTVIEQIDFPPTLLNRFDLAFVVLDDYQEGDDVLDYVMEVNDAGASGPVPEDLLRKFFVYARSLRPRFSAEAKEAIKTGFKELRGKYRSGKIALNLRYFNGLMRIAEAFAKLRLSETVEPVDVERAVNLFESSIRMIAYDPETEEYDLAILEVGVPSDVLDLREKVVDFLREASSWFPNGIPWGTVVEAMVEKGYPKEKVVQVLLDLMTHGRVAEVEANRLKLAG